A region of Plantactinospora sp. BC1 DNA encodes the following proteins:
- a CDS encoding LuxR family transcriptional regulator, whose amino-acid sequence MATSFTLDRPGGPAADGLPVASAAQRWILRAVAICADPCQIWFLERMTDRTGPGLHDDVEALIAGGALADSPAGLRPGSVELRDAVRRGIPPSLLAALHHRAAGVLADQARPAAAAEHLLRVLELAGRVDVPLVSRLVADPALDPSTAADLLLAARDGRDPALGPELRRDWALVAVDHLMLAGRVEPALAILADEIAADRAGAGHRALLLGRLGAWYATGRPSLAFDYLDRALAQPDLRPGHRGWLLSTLAAVAGRLGRPGFDALLAAADRAQADAPTPDGEIRLALARAGSALAGGDLPAARRLLGRVDPSDPAARAQAAVLRVERIACQLAGGDHEEAGTALRFAEVDLGVLGGAAQPMLAALDCRLRVSAGDLPEASARAGLALRRHPADRLPEEVRAELLAVLVEVAFRQGRPERARELLAEVETPMDWPDALPWVRLAGAAAFDPEPGRHAGLLRAAVDVLDRSLRPLLLVPQQAPALTRAVLLLGDQHRAHQLAEHLVRIAQRVESGLWWGVAQHVAGLVQRDPELLRGAVEQLRATSARPVLADALHDLAGTPGAGPAQVRRAAEEAAALFGRLGATGDQERAVRRGRAPVASERRDRGGADGATAIEGDRRSRHGAGFDALTAAETRVAELLAGGATKQQAAASLFVSFHTVDAQLRAVYAKLGVRNRLELARLWATRTPAPGDPTRPPPGTESGGPARPD is encoded by the coding sequence ATGGCCACGTCGTTCACCCTGGACCGGCCGGGCGGGCCGGCGGCGGACGGGCTACCGGTCGCCTCCGCGGCCCAGCGGTGGATCCTCCGGGCGGTGGCGATCTGCGCGGACCCGTGCCAGATCTGGTTTCTGGAGCGGATGACCGACCGGACCGGTCCGGGGCTGCACGACGACGTCGAGGCGCTGATCGCCGGCGGTGCGCTGGCGGACTCGCCGGCCGGCCTGCGGCCCGGCTCGGTCGAGCTGCGCGACGCCGTCCGCCGGGGCATCCCGCCGTCGCTGCTGGCCGCGCTGCACCACCGGGCCGCCGGGGTACTGGCCGACCAGGCGCGTCCGGCGGCGGCCGCCGAGCACCTGCTCCGGGTGCTGGAGCTGGCCGGGCGGGTCGACGTACCCCTGGTTTCCCGGCTGGTCGCGGATCCGGCCCTCGACCCGTCGACGGCGGCCGACCTGCTGCTCGCGGCCCGGGACGGCCGGGATCCCGCGCTCGGTCCGGAGCTGCGCCGCGACTGGGCGCTGGTCGCGGTCGACCACCTGATGCTGGCCGGGCGGGTCGAACCGGCGCTGGCGATCCTGGCCGACGAGATCGCGGCCGACCGGGCCGGGGCCGGACACCGGGCGCTGCTGCTCGGCCGGCTCGGCGCCTGGTACGCCACCGGCCGGCCGTCGCTGGCCTTCGACTACCTGGACCGGGCGCTGGCCCAGCCCGACCTGCGGCCCGGTCACCGGGGCTGGCTGCTGAGCACCCTGGCCGCCGTGGCGGGCCGGCTCGGCCGGCCGGGCTTCGACGCGCTGCTCGCGGCGGCGGACCGGGCCCAGGCCGACGCGCCGACCCCGGACGGCGAGATCCGGTTGGCGCTGGCCCGGGCCGGCAGCGCGCTGGCCGGCGGGGACCTGCCGGCCGCCCGGCGGCTGCTCGGCCGGGTGGACCCGAGCGACCCGGCGGCCCGGGCGCAGGCCGCGGTCCTGCGGGTCGAGCGGATCGCCTGCCAGCTCGCCGGCGGCGACCACGAGGAGGCCGGCACCGCGCTGCGCTTCGCCGAGGTGGATCTGGGCGTCCTGGGCGGGGCGGCGCAGCCGATGCTGGCGGCCCTGGACTGCCGGCTCCGGGTCAGTGCCGGTGACCTGCCGGAGGCGTCCGCCCGGGCCGGCCTGGCGCTGCGCCGCCACCCCGCCGACCGGCTCCCCGAGGAGGTCCGTGCCGAACTGCTGGCGGTACTGGTGGAGGTGGCCTTCCGGCAGGGCCGGCCGGAGCGCGCCCGCGAGCTGCTGGCCGAGGTCGAGACCCCGATGGACTGGCCCGACGCGCTGCCCTGGGTACGGCTGGCCGGTGCCGCCGCCTTCGATCCGGAGCCCGGCCGGCACGCCGGGCTGCTCCGGGCCGCCGTCGACGTGCTGGACCGGTCGCTGCGCCCACTGCTCCTCGTCCCGCAGCAGGCACCGGCGCTGACCCGGGCGGTGCTGCTCCTCGGCGACCAGCACCGGGCGCACCAGCTCGCCGAGCATCTGGTCCGGATCGCGCAGCGGGTGGAGAGCGGACTGTGGTGGGGCGTCGCGCAGCACGTCGCCGGGCTGGTGCAGCGGGACCCGGAGCTGCTGCGCGGTGCGGTGGAACAGTTGCGGGCCACCTCGGCCCGGCCGGTGCTGGCCGACGCGCTGCACGACCTGGCCGGTACGCCCGGGGCCGGGCCGGCGCAGGTCCGGCGGGCGGCCGAGGAGGCCGCCGCCCTCTTCGGCCGGCTCGGCGCCACCGGCGACCAGGAGCGGGCGGTACGCCGGGGGCGTGCCCCGGTGGCGTCGGAGCGCCGGGACCGGGGCGGCGCCGACGGCGCGACGGCGATCGAGGGGGACCGGAGGAGCCGGCACGGCGCCGGGTTCGACGCGTTGACCGCCGCCGAGACCCGGGTCGCCGAACTGCTGGCCGGCGGTGCGACGAAGCAGCAGGCGGCGGCGAGCCTCTTCGTCTCCTTCCACACCGTCGACGCCCAACTCCGCGCCGTGTACGCGAAACTGGGCGTCCGGAACCGGCTGGAGCTGGCCCGGCTCTGGGCCACCCGCACTCCGGCGCCGGGCGATCCGACCCGGCCGCCCCCGGGCACCGAATCGGGCGGGCCGGCGCGGCCGGACTGA
- a CDS encoding oxalate decarboxylase family bicupin, whose protein sequence is MSRTPRNDLPQPTRGTAGGPDPGPRNLGLDRQNPDLLVPPPTDRGTVPNLKFSFSNAHTRIEEGGWTREVTQRELPIASTLSGVDMALQPGAYRELHWHKEAEWAYVLAGSCRIGAVDQEGRNFLDDVSQGDLWFFPKGVPHHIQALDAGVEFLLVFDDGAFSENSTFLISDFFAHTPKEVIAKNFGWRTDQLAGLPEKERYIFPGQVPPPLESDRVVSPTGDVPRTFKHRLHAQAPERFDGGTVRIADVSNFAASTTICAALVEIEPGAMRELHWHPTDDEWQYYISGSGRMGVFASSGVNRTFDYRSGDVGYVPFAYGHYIENTGREPLVFLEMFRNPRFEDISLAQWMANTPPQVAADTLNLPRSLVESIPRTKRPIAS, encoded by the coding sequence ATGAGCCGGACACCCCGCAACGACCTGCCCCAACCGACGCGCGGCACGGCGGGCGGCCCCGACCCGGGGCCCCGCAACCTCGGGCTGGACCGGCAGAACCCGGACCTGCTGGTACCGCCGCCGACCGACCGGGGCACCGTGCCGAACCTGAAGTTCTCGTTCTCCAACGCGCACACCCGGATCGAGGAGGGCGGCTGGACCCGGGAGGTGACCCAGCGCGAGTTGCCGATCGCCAGCACCCTCTCCGGGGTCGACATGGCGCTGCAACCCGGCGCCTACCGGGAGCTGCACTGGCACAAGGAGGCCGAGTGGGCGTACGTGCTGGCCGGAAGCTGCCGGATCGGCGCGGTCGACCAGGAGGGGCGCAACTTCCTCGACGACGTCTCCCAGGGCGACCTGTGGTTCTTCCCGAAGGGGGTACCGCACCACATCCAGGCCCTCGACGCCGGGGTGGAGTTCCTGCTCGTCTTCGACGACGGCGCCTTCTCGGAGAACTCCACCTTCCTGATCAGCGACTTCTTCGCACACACCCCGAAAGAGGTGATCGCGAAGAACTTCGGCTGGCGTACGGACCAACTCGCCGGCCTGCCGGAGAAGGAGCGGTACATCTTCCCCGGGCAGGTGCCGCCCCCGCTGGAGTCGGACCGGGTGGTCAGCCCCACCGGGGACGTACCGCGTACCTTCAAGCACCGGCTGCACGCCCAGGCGCCCGAGCGGTTCGACGGCGGTACGGTACGGATCGCCGACGTGAGCAACTTCGCCGCCTCGACGACCATCTGCGCGGCGCTGGTGGAGATCGAGCCGGGCGCGATGCGCGAACTGCACTGGCATCCCACCGACGACGAGTGGCAGTACTACATCTCCGGTTCCGGTCGGATGGGGGTCTTCGCCAGCTCGGGGGTGAACCGGACCTTCGACTACCGGTCCGGGGACGTCGGCTACGTGCCGTTCGCCTACGGCCACTACATCGAGAACACCGGCCGGGAGCCGCTGGTCTTCCTGGAAATGTTCCGCAACCCGCGCTTCGAGGACATCTCGCTGGCCCAGTGGATGGCGAACACCCCGCCGCAGGTCGCCGCCGACACCCTCAACCTGCCCCGGTCGCTGGTCGAGTCGATCCCGAGGACGAAGCGGCCGATCGCCTCCTGA
- a CDS encoding neutral zinc metallopeptidase — MMRPLRRTGRFWPLLALIVTLVVAGACFVGGTGGGGPEAPDDPGTSGANGTGEADGTMTVDEFRRDIDGAVRVAEEYWTGRFKASGERFQPIRRITAYQREGEVDCAGQGLPRNNAVYCSAGDFIAYDVNWAVAAFRQVGDAFLYYLLGHEYAHGVQVRLGIRYEFTIQQELQADCMAGAYLGDSVRAGALTIEEGDLDELSRGLRAVADEPGQPWFAEGAHGTAEQRTDAFFGGYERSLDACDLR; from the coding sequence ATGATGCGCCCGTTGCGCCGTACCGGCCGGTTCTGGCCACTGCTCGCGCTGATCGTGACGCTGGTCGTCGCGGGAGCCTGCTTCGTCGGCGGGACCGGCGGGGGCGGTCCGGAGGCACCCGACGATCCGGGTACCTCCGGCGCGAACGGCACCGGCGAGGCCGACGGCACGATGACGGTGGACGAGTTCCGGCGCGACATCGACGGCGCGGTGCGGGTCGCCGAGGAGTACTGGACGGGGCGGTTCAAGGCGTCGGGGGAGCGGTTCCAGCCCATCCGCCGGATCACCGCCTACCAGCGCGAGGGCGAGGTCGACTGCGCCGGCCAGGGACTGCCGCGCAACAACGCCGTCTACTGCTCGGCGGGCGACTTCATCGCGTACGACGTCAACTGGGCGGTCGCCGCCTTCCGGCAGGTCGGCGACGCGTTCCTGTACTACCTGCTCGGGCACGAGTACGCGCACGGCGTGCAGGTGCGGCTCGGCATCCGGTACGAGTTCACCATCCAGCAGGAGTTGCAGGCCGACTGCATGGCCGGGGCGTACCTCGGGGACTCGGTGCGGGCCGGGGCGCTGACCATCGAGGAGGGCGACCTCGACGAGCTGAGCCGGGGCCTGCGGGCGGTGGCCGACGAGCCGGGCCAGCCGTGGTTCGCCGAGGGGGCGCACGGTACCGCCGAGCAGCGCACCGACGCCTTCTTCGGCGGTTACGAGCGGTCGCTGGACGCCTGCGACCTGCGCTGA
- a CDS encoding HAD family phosphatase: MLFDMDGTLVDSERLWDIGLQELAAHYGGTLSDAARLAMVGTDMAVSMEILHTDLGQQWRDPAVSAAWVDRRVGELFLTDLKWRPGALALVTAVRAASVPAALVTSTRRAVVEIALETLGRDTFDVVVCGDEVAATKPDPEPYLTAARLLDVPISRCVAIEDSPTGVASALAAGAAVLAVPHAVPIDPVDGVRLLETLTGVDLDLLSGLLSPLDLSR, translated from the coding sequence GTGCTCTTCGACATGGACGGCACGCTGGTGGACAGCGAGCGGTTGTGGGACATCGGGCTCCAGGAACTCGCCGCCCACTACGGCGGCACCCTCTCCGACGCGGCCCGGCTCGCCATGGTCGGCACCGACATGGCCGTCTCGATGGAGATCCTGCACACCGACCTCGGGCAGCAGTGGCGGGACCCGGCGGTCAGCGCCGCCTGGGTCGACCGCCGGGTCGGCGAGCTGTTCCTGACCGACCTGAAGTGGCGGCCGGGGGCGCTGGCCCTGGTGACGGCGGTACGCGCCGCCTCGGTGCCGGCCGCGCTGGTCACCTCGACCCGTCGGGCGGTGGTGGAGATCGCGTTGGAGACGCTCGGCCGGGACACCTTCGACGTGGTGGTCTGCGGTGACGAGGTGGCCGCCACCAAGCCCGACCCCGAGCCGTACCTCACGGCGGCCCGACTGCTGGACGTGCCGATCTCCCGCTGTGTGGCGATCGAGGACTCGCCGACCGGGGTGGCGAGCGCGCTGGCCGCCGGAGCCGCCGTACTCGCCGTGCCGCACGCGGTGCCGATCGACCCGGTCGACGGCGTACGCCTGCTGGAGACGCTGACCGGAGTCGACCTGGACCTGCTCTCCGGCCTGCTCTCCCCGCTCGACCTCTCCCGCTGA
- a CDS encoding ABC transporter permease, with protein sequence MLRATLKSLLARKVRLVLSGLAVVLGVMFVSGAFVLTDTLGRSFDTVFSDAYAGTDVGVSAKPKIDVSEMEGMPVAATFPASTLEQVRGVSGVASATGLAAADGARVIGSNGKVLTSVGPPQIGANWTGESGQVELREGRGPTADNEVAVNAGVAKAAKLAVGDRVGVLTLQPKRDFTVVGIYGYSGDRDSLGGAQEVAFTERVAQELMLGQPGVFSELSVKAADGVDPAKLRNDIAATLGDGYVVKTGEQLSEDASAGLKEGLAFFNNILLGFAGVALFVGIFLILNTFSIIVAQRTKELALLRAIGAGRRQVIGSVLVEAVAIGLVASVLGLGAGIGIGALLAYVFGQTAGGLQLAGLGVPPAAVISSFAVGLVVTVIAAVLPAMRAARIPPVAAMQDVATPDRPLTKISAAGAVVAALGGTLMALGLSGNGGNTLLTILGGVLLSFVGVALLTPLISRPVVGLLGRLFSWSVPGKLGRLNSGRNPRRTAITAAALMVGIALVTGVTVILDSAKSSLTALAEDTIQAELVISGAQTGPRPPSFDPAVLDRAAELPGVAMVAGLYGDRAVIGGKQGWITATSSVPALREIYRATPTAGSIDSLGPGQLLVDSETAKDRGLSVGDTLPVQLSRGDARNYTVSGIYAESELFGGFVVPASAAADFAVPQPTQAYLKLAPGASVDQVMPSVETLLADSPEVSVADRADFIEQQTGQLDGLLTMIQILLALAIVIAVLGIVNTLALSVLERTRELGLLRAIGLRRGQTMRMITVEAVVISVFGALLGVVVGTGLGAAVVRALREDGITDLVLPWTEMGVFLGLAAVVGVVAAVLPAIRAARLNVLGAIAHE encoded by the coding sequence ATGCTGCGCGCGACCCTGAAGAGCCTGCTCGCCCGCAAGGTCCGGCTGGTCCTCTCCGGCCTGGCCGTCGTGCTCGGCGTGATGTTCGTCTCCGGCGCCTTCGTGCTCACCGACACCCTGGGCCGGTCCTTCGACACCGTCTTCAGCGACGCGTACGCCGGTACCGATGTCGGGGTCTCCGCCAAGCCGAAGATCGACGTCAGCGAGATGGAGGGCATGCCGGTCGCCGCCACCTTCCCGGCCAGCACCCTGGAGCAGGTCCGTGGGGTGTCCGGGGTGGCCAGCGCCACCGGCCTGGCCGCCGCCGACGGCGCCCGGGTGATCGGCAGCAACGGCAAGGTGCTCACCTCCGTCGGTCCGCCGCAGATCGGCGCCAACTGGACCGGCGAGAGCGGCCAGGTCGAACTGCGCGAGGGCCGGGGCCCGACCGCCGACAACGAGGTCGCGGTCAACGCCGGGGTCGCCAAGGCGGCCAAGCTCGCCGTCGGCGACCGGGTCGGGGTACTCACCCTGCAACCGAAGCGCGACTTCACCGTGGTCGGCATCTACGGCTACAGCGGTGACCGGGACAGCCTCGGCGGCGCCCAGGAGGTGGCGTTCACCGAGCGGGTCGCCCAGGAGCTGATGCTGGGCCAGCCCGGCGTCTTCTCGGAACTGAGCGTCAAGGCGGCCGACGGGGTCGACCCGGCGAAGCTGCGCAACGACATCGCCGCCACGCTCGGCGACGGCTACGTGGTCAAGACCGGCGAACAGCTCTCCGAGGACGCCTCCGCCGGGCTGAAGGAGGGACTCGCCTTCTTCAACAACATCCTGCTCGGCTTCGCCGGGGTGGCCCTCTTCGTCGGCATCTTCCTGATCCTGAACACCTTCTCGATCATCGTCGCGCAGCGCACCAAGGAACTCGCGCTGCTCCGGGCGATCGGCGCGGGCCGCCGTCAGGTGATCGGTTCGGTGCTGGTCGAGGCGGTCGCGATCGGCCTGGTCGCCTCGGTACTCGGGCTCGGCGCCGGCATCGGCATCGGCGCGCTGCTGGCGTACGTCTTCGGGCAGACCGCCGGTGGGCTGCAACTGGCCGGCCTGGGCGTACCCCCGGCCGCGGTGATCAGCTCCTTCGCGGTCGGTCTGGTCGTCACGGTCATCGCGGCGGTACTCCCGGCGATGCGGGCCGCCCGGATCCCTCCGGTGGCCGCCATGCAGGACGTGGCGACGCCGGACCGGCCGCTGACGAAGATCTCCGCCGCCGGTGCGGTGGTGGCCGCGCTCGGCGGCACCCTGATGGCGCTGGGCCTGAGCGGCAACGGCGGCAACACCCTGTTGACCATCCTCGGCGGCGTGCTGCTCTCCTTCGTCGGGGTGGCCCTGCTGACCCCGCTGATCAGCCGTCCGGTGGTCGGCCTGCTCGGCCGGCTCTTCTCCTGGTCGGTGCCGGGCAAGCTGGGCCGGCTGAACTCGGGCCGCAACCCGCGCCGTACCGCGATCACCGCCGCCGCGCTGATGGTCGGGATCGCGCTGGTCACCGGCGTGACGGTGATCCTCGACTCGGCCAAGAGCAGCCTCACCGCGCTGGCCGAGGACACCATCCAGGCCGAGCTGGTCATCTCGGGGGCGCAGACCGGCCCCCGGCCGCCGAGCTTCGACCCGGCGGTGCTGGACCGGGCCGCCGAGCTGCCCGGCGTGGCGATGGTCGCCGGCCTGTACGGCGACCGCGCGGTGATCGGCGGCAAGCAGGGCTGGATCACCGCGACCAGCAGCGTCCCGGCGCTGCGGGAGATCTACCGGGCCACCCCGACGGCCGGCAGCATCGACTCGCTCGGCCCCGGCCAGCTCCTGGTCGACTCGGAGACCGCGAAGGACCGGGGCCTCTCGGTCGGGGACACCCTGCCGGTGCAGCTGTCCCGGGGCGATGCCCGGAACTACACGGTGAGCGGCATCTACGCCGAGTCCGAGCTGTTCGGCGGGTTCGTCGTACCGGCCTCGGCGGCGGCCGACTTCGCGGTGCCGCAGCCGACGCAGGCGTACCTCAAGCTGGCGCCGGGTGCCTCGGTCGACCAGGTGATGCCGAGCGTCGAGACGCTGCTGGCGGACAGCCCCGAGGTGTCGGTCGCCGACCGGGCCGACTTCATCGAGCAGCAGACCGGTCAGCTCGACGGCCTGCTGACGATGATCCAGATCCTGCTGGCGCTGGCGATCGTGATCGCCGTACTCGGCATCGTGAACACGCTGGCGCTGTCGGTGCTGGAGCGGACCCGCGAGTTGGGTCTGCTGCGGGCGATCGGCCTGCGGCGGGGTCAGACCATGCGGATGATCACCGTCGAGGCGGTGGTGATCTCGGTCTTCGGTGCCCTGCTCGGGGTGGTGGTCGGCACCGGTCTCGGCGCCGCCGTGGTCCGGGCGCTGCGCGAGGACGGCATCACCGACCTGGTGCTGCCGTGGACCGAGATGGGGGTCTTCCTCGGCCTGGCGGCCGTGGTCGGGGTGGTCGCGGCGGTACTGCCGGCGATCCGCGCCGCCCGGTTGAACGTGCTCGGCGCGATCGCGCACGAGTAG
- a CDS encoding ABC transporter ATP-binding protein, with product MTATLARDAQMAARANDVWKVYGSGEAQVVALRGVNAEFERARFTAIMGPSGSGKSTLMHCLAGLDSVTRGTIHIGDTAVTGLGDAGLTKLRRDKVGFIFQQFNLLPTLTALENILLPLSIAGRKPDKEWLDTVIDTVGLRDRLGHRPAQLSGGQQQRVACARALASRPEVIFADEPTGNLDSRAGAEVLGFLRRSVAEYQQTIVMVTHDPVAASYAGRVIFLADGQIVSELIEPTPETVLDTMKKLDGLAEAGL from the coding sequence GTGACCGCGACGCTAGCCCGAGATGCCCAGATGGCCGCCCGGGCCAACGACGTGTGGAAGGTGTACGGCAGCGGAGAGGCCCAGGTCGTCGCGCTGCGGGGAGTGAATGCGGAATTCGAAAGGGCCCGGTTCACCGCCATCATGGGACCGTCCGGATCCGGCAAGTCCACCCTGATGCACTGCCTCGCCGGCCTCGACTCGGTGACCCGGGGGACGATCCATATCGGCGACACCGCGGTCACCGGACTCGGTGACGCCGGTCTCACGAAACTGCGCCGGGACAAGGTCGGTTTCATCTTCCAGCAGTTCAACCTGCTGCCCACGTTGACCGCACTGGAAAACATCCTGCTGCCGCTCTCGATCGCCGGTCGTAAGCCCGACAAGGAATGGCTCGACACCGTCATCGACACCGTGGGGCTGCGGGACCGGCTGGGACACCGGCCGGCCCAGCTCTCCGGCGGGCAGCAGCAGCGGGTCGCCTGCGCCCGGGCACTCGCCTCCCGACCCGAGGTGATCTTCGCCGACGAGCCGACCGGCAACCTCGACTCCCGGGCCGGTGCCGAGGTGCTCGGCTTCCTGCGCCGCTCCGTCGCCGAATACCAGCAGACCATCGTGATGGTCACGCACGACCCGGTGGCCGCCTCGTACGCCGGCCGGGTCATCTTCCTCGCCGACGGCCAGATCGTCTCCGAACTCATCGAACCGACCCCGGAGACCGTGCTGGACACGATGAAGAAGCTCGACGGGCTCGCCGAGGCGGGGCTCTGA
- a CDS encoding response regulator transcription factor, whose protein sequence is MSDGRESSRPVRVLLADDQPLLRTGFRMVLGAEDDLDIVGEAGDGVEAVDLSRRLLPDVVLMDIRMPRMDGVAATRAIIDARLPVRVLILTTFDLDEYVVGALRAGASGFLAKDVPAEDLVTAIRTVAAGEAVVAPRILKRLLDRFAETLPDPDATPPKAIGVLTEREREVLVQVARGLSNAEIARVLSVSETTIKTHVGHVLTKLGLRDRVQAVVLAYETGLVRPGA, encoded by the coding sequence ATGAGCGACGGTAGGGAGTCCAGCCGGCCGGTACGCGTGCTGCTCGCCGACGACCAGCCGCTGCTGCGTACCGGATTCCGGATGGTGCTGGGCGCGGAGGACGACCTGGACATCGTCGGCGAGGCCGGCGACGGTGTCGAGGCCGTCGACCTGTCCCGGCGGCTCCTCCCCGACGTGGTGCTGATGGACATCCGGATGCCCCGGATGGACGGGGTCGCCGCCACCCGGGCGATCATCGACGCCCGACTGCCGGTCCGGGTGCTCATCCTGACCACCTTCGACCTCGACGAGTACGTCGTCGGCGCGCTCCGGGCCGGTGCGAGCGGCTTCCTGGCCAAGGACGTACCCGCCGAGGACCTGGTCACCGCCATCCGCACCGTCGCCGCCGGCGAGGCGGTCGTGGCGCCCCGGATCCTGAAGCGGCTGCTGGACAGGTTCGCCGAGACGCTGCCCGATCCGGACGCCACCCCGCCCAAGGCGATCGGCGTACTCACCGAGCGGGAGCGGGAGGTGCTGGTCCAGGTGGCCCGGGGGCTCTCCAACGCGGAGATCGCCCGGGTGCTCTCGGTGAGCGAGACGACCATCAAGACCCACGTCGGGCACGTGCTGACCAAGCTCGGTCTCCGCGACCGGGTCCAGGCGGTGGTGCTCGCCTACGAGACCGGACTGGTCCGGCCCGGCGCCTGA
- a CDS encoding sensor histidine kinase, translating to MTPTDTPATPASSRIRGSWRRLRPDSRQRAWLARDGLLAVAAVAVETVLVGTAPPGLAPWGWPGWAFWSVLCAAPITLRRVAPWWAVLLAVPIFVGSALTGAQPVTAAATFVLLTYTTAALLPLRQAALAAGAIWGPAVAVALAEPPPPDFTEPSPAYLVFTQVLLALVCFFVGRTVHARRATILALEERARVAEENQRSLADQAVADERRRIARELHDVVAHHVSVMGVLATGARRVLSRDPTATDGALGTIEETSRTTLRELRRLLDVLRTDAEPAAELSPQPGLAGIEALVEQVREAGLPVTLRVDGTPGPLDPGVALTVFRIVQEALTNTLKHAGAATAQVRLSFGVYWLIVEVADTGRGPAPEGGRLGHGLVGMRERMALYGGTLRTGPRPGGGYRVYAKMPMEQLGAPISKGAA from the coding sequence ATGACCCCTACCGATACCCCCGCGACGCCGGCCTCCAGCCGGATCCGGGGGAGCTGGCGACGCCTCCGGCCCGATTCCCGGCAGCGTGCATGGCTGGCCCGGGACGGGCTGCTCGCGGTCGCCGCCGTCGCGGTGGAGACCGTACTGGTCGGCACCGCTCCGCCGGGACTCGCCCCGTGGGGGTGGCCGGGGTGGGCGTTCTGGAGCGTCCTCTGCGCCGCACCGATCACCCTGCGCCGGGTGGCTCCCTGGTGGGCGGTGCTGCTGGCGGTGCCGATCTTCGTCGGCTCGGCCCTGACCGGCGCCCAGCCGGTCACCGCCGCCGCCACGTTCGTGCTGCTGACCTACACCACCGCCGCGCTGCTCCCGCTGCGCCAGGCGGCACTCGCCGCCGGAGCGATCTGGGGACCGGCCGTGGCCGTCGCACTCGCCGAGCCGCCACCGCCCGACTTCACCGAACCCTCCCCCGCGTACCTGGTCTTCACCCAGGTACTGCTCGCGCTGGTCTGCTTCTTCGTCGGCCGTACCGTGCACGCCCGGCGGGCCACCATCCTCGCCCTGGAGGAGCGGGCCCGGGTGGCCGAGGAGAACCAGCGGTCGCTCGCCGACCAGGCGGTCGCCGACGAGCGGCGGCGGATCGCCCGCGAGCTGCACGACGTCGTCGCGCACCACGTCAGCGTGATGGGGGTACTGGCCACCGGGGCGCGCCGGGTGCTGTCCCGGGATCCGACGGCCACCGACGGCGCGCTGGGCACCATCGAGGAGACCAGCCGGACGACCCTGCGCGAACTGCGCCGGCTGCTGGACGTGCTGCGTACCGATGCCGAGCCGGCCGCCGAGCTGTCCCCGCAGCCGGGACTGGCCGGCATCGAGGCGCTGGTGGAGCAGGTCAGGGAGGCCGGGCTGCCGGTGACCCTGCGGGTGGACGGCACACCGGGCCCGCTGGATCCGGGGGTGGCGCTGACCGTGTTCCGGATCGTGCAGGAGGCGCTCACCAACACCCTCAAGCACGCCGGGGCGGCGACCGCCCAGGTCCGGTTGAGTTTCGGGGTCTACTGGCTGATCGTCGAGGTCGCCGATACCGGCCGGGGGCCGGCCCCGGAGGGTGGACGGCTGGGGCACGGGCTGGTGGGGATGCGTGAACGGATGGCCCTCTACGGTGGAACCCTGCGCACCGGGCCCCGTCCCGGCGGCGGCTACCGCGTCTACGCCAAGATGCCGATGGAGCAGTTGGGTGCGCCGATCAGCAAGGGAGCGGCATGA